ATATCATATCAAGTTTGAAAAATGCTGTTGAATAATTCGTAATATTAGAATTTACCAGTTGGTTATGTAAATCCGGAATCATAGACTGAATATGACGCAATGATGCGAATAAAACAAAATTATGACTTATGCCGTAAAGGGGTAAATGAAACTATACCATTTTTAGGCTACTTAATAATAACATAATGaggttctttttttaaaaaaaaaaataaaaaaaaaaacagttgtTTCAAAAGTTGGACGCGTAATCAATAATAAAGACACAAATGTGGCAATAAAATAATGGAGATTATGGAACCAATTATCAAACTAATTAAATTCGCCAGCGGCTTTTGTTGGCAAACAACTTGATGTTGCTTATGCCTTAAATGTTGTTTACTTGCGTAAAAACCGTGATCTTTTTCGATGTGATTTCATTAATGAGGCTAGAGAAAGAGCCCCTGGCGTCTGAGCATGATAAAACCCGACCTGTACAGCCAGAAGTTACGCATATCTAGAGAGAAGGATACacagtgattgtgtgtgagagagGCCCATAATTGTTTGTCTTCTTCATggaagaattgaagaaaagcAACGCGAATTCATGTCCCCTTACCCCTTTGACGTTTCTTGAGAGGGCGGCAACTGTTTATGGCGACTGTACCTCAGTTATCTACAATTCCATGTCCTACACGTGGTCTCAGACGCAAGTAAGGTGCTTGAGAATGGCGTCTTCTATTGCTTCTGTTGGAATCCAGAGAGGTCGCGTGGTCTCGGTTATGGCGCCGAACATTCCCGCCATGTACGAGCTCCAGTTTGCGGTGCCGATGGCGGGTTATGTACTCAACAACATCAACACTCGCCTGGATTCCAGGACGGTCTCCGTGATTCTCCGCCACAGTGAATCGAAGCTTGTTTTTGTAGACTTCCAGCTCCTGGGTATAGTGATGGAAGCTATTTCTCTGTTTCCGCTCAAATTGCAGCCTCCATTGGTCATCCTCATCGAGAAAGATGAAAACTTGGTGTCAATGGTGGGAATTCATGATACCTACGAGTCTATGGTGCGGAAGGGTAATCCGAAATTCAAATGGGTTTCGCCGGAGAATGAATGGGAGCCCATGACCCTGAATTACACATCCGGCACAACTTCGTCTCCTAAGGGTGTTGTGCATTCTCACAGATCCATTTTCATTATCACCTTCGATTCTTTGATCAATTGGTCGGTTCCGAAGCAGCCGGTGTACCTCTGGACGCTGCCCATGTTCCATTCCAATGGCTGGAGCTACACTTGGGGAATGGCTGCCGTTGGTGGAACCAATGTCTGCCTCAGAAGGTTCGATGCCCGCGTGGTTTACGAGTCCATAAATCGTCACAATGTTACGCACATGTGCGGTGCGCCGGTGATACTCAACATGTTAGCAAACTATCCCGGTGCAAGGCCATTGAAGAGCCCAATTCAGTTCATGACTGGCGGCGCTCCACCGCCGGCGGCCGTGGTTCTGAGGACTGAATCATTGGGATTCGATGTGGCCCATGGATACGGGTTGACTGAGGTGGCGGGAGTGGTGATTTCTTGCGCGTGGAAGTCAAAGTGGGATGTATTTCCGGCGACTGAGAGAGCCAGGCTTAAAGCTAGACAAGGGGTGAGGACACTGGGGATCACGGCGGCGGATGTGGTGGACCCAGAAAGTGGAATTAGTGTGAAAAGGGACGGATCAACACTGGGGGAAATCGTGCTCAGAGGTGCCTGCTTGATGCTGGGTTACCTTAAAAACCCCGAAGCCACCTCCAAATGCATGCGGGGAGACGGATGGCTCTACACCGGAGATGTGGGTGTGATGCACCCAGATGGATACCTGGAAATAAAGGATCGCGCGAAAGACATCATCATCACCGGCGGCGAAAATGTGAGCAGCGTGGAGGTTGAGTCTGTCTTATATTCCAATCCGGTGGTGAATGAGGCAGCTGTGGTGGCTCGGCCCGATGATTACTGGGGCGAAACCCCGTGTGCATTCTTGAGCTTGAAGGAGGGGGTGAGCCAGAAGCCGGTGGCCGAAAATGAGATGATAGAATTCTGTCGAGCCAAGCTGCCACATTACATGGTACCGAGGACGGTGGTTTTCATGGCTGAGCTCCCGAAAACCGCCACCGGAAAAGTCCAGAAATTCACCTTAAGAGACATTGCCAACAAAATGGGCTCCATGGCATCGGCAAGTCGATTATAACTCACTCTCTCATCTCATCTTTGAATTTTAACGTTAACTTGTTCAACCGCATACATTGCAATGTCTGTTATCTCaaggtataaattttttttaagggtAATGCTGCATGCACAATGGAGGTCAAACATCGTGTTACAAAGTATATTTGAAATGACAAAACTATcgtaaatatattttatcaaacaaaatatacaGATATTTTTGTCATTTCAAATAACTTTGTATCTTAATTTGTTACCCTCGTTGTACATATAACATTATCTTGTTTTATACGTTCTATTCATGTAGAATAGTTTTAAATTCCCGATTGTGATTGTTGGAGCTTCCATTTGTAATGTTCTTTCAAATTTGTTTGTACAACCATACAAATTTTACAAGTTTGTTTTAGTTATTCAACATGTTCGTGGATCCATCAAGTTTCTAcctttttataattcatttaattcaaatatttattaagaTATAAATGATGGCATGTCTTTTTTTCTGAATTATTACAACTTCGTCAGGAGGAATTACTTCAAGATAGTTGCGCCTCGCTTTACTTTATTCGGTTCTTCTGCATGCCATCAATTCTGGGTCATTCTTGCATTTGCTAACGAGGGCCCTATTTAGCCTACTTTTCTATATATTACAACTTCGTACAAATTACTTCAAACAAACTCTTGCATTCAAATTCATTTATCTAAATCCAAACTCAGGATTTTGTCTGTAAATCTAACCATCTACCTTTATTCATGCTAGTTATTCTGCACAAGCGATCCGTGTGTGTACAATCTTTTTCATCATTATCGAtagactaaagtgaaatttgacaaattatagagggactaaattgatatttgaattgttgaaataaaaataaataaaaataaaaatgtgtgttgACAAATTATAAGACGTCTcatgaatatttatctgtgagacaggtcaaccctaccgatattcacaacaaaaagtaatactcttagtataaaaagtaatattttttcatggatgacccaaataagatatccgtctcacaaaatacgacccgtgagatcatctcacacaagtttttgccaaaaagtaatactttttcatggatgacccaaataagagatccgtctcacaaactactatccgtgagaccgtctaactaatttattagatagacaaaaacttgtgtaagacggtatcacgtgtcgtattttgtgaaacagatatcttatttgggtcatctatgaaaaaatattattttttatgctaaaattattactttttactgtgaatatcggtaagattgacacgtctcacaaataaaaatcagTGAGATCGTCTCTCAAGACAActgctcaaaaattaatatgatatgacAATGAATAACGACTTTCATTGTAATACCTCGTTAATGCAATTAGACTATTGTACACACGATTATTAATACAGTTACACTACGAGAAAAAGACGGGAAGTTTTGATGGT
This sequence is a window from Primulina tabacum isolate GXHZ01 chromosome 17, ASM2559414v2, whole genome shotgun sequence. Protein-coding genes within it:
- the LOC142531554 gene encoding 2-methylpropanoate--CoA ligase CCL4-like, whose protein sequence is MEELKKSNANSCPLTPLTFLERAATVYGDCTSVIYNSMSYTWSQTQVRCLRMASSIASVGIQRGRVVSVMAPNIPAMYELQFAVPMAGYVLNNINTRLDSRTVSVILRHSESKLVFVDFQLLGIVMEAISLFPLKLQPPLVILIEKDENLVSMVGIHDTYESMVRKGNPKFKWVSPENEWEPMTLNYTSGTTSSPKGVVHSHRSIFIITFDSLINWSVPKQPVYLWTLPMFHSNGWSYTWGMAAVGGTNVCLRRFDARVVYESINRHNVTHMCGAPVILNMLANYPGARPLKSPIQFMTGGAPPPAAVVLRTESLGFDVAHGYGLTEVAGVVISCAWKSKWDVFPATERARLKARQGVRTLGITAADVVDPESGISVKRDGSTLGEIVLRGACLMLGYLKNPEATSKCMRGDGWLYTGDVGVMHPDGYLEIKDRAKDIIITGGENVSSVEVESVLYSNPVVNEAAVVARPDDYWGETPCAFLSLKEGVSQKPVAENEMIEFCRAKLPHYMVPRTVVFMAELPKTATGKVQKFTLRDIANKMGSMASASRL